A stretch of the Denticeps clupeoides chromosome 6, fDenClu1.1, whole genome shotgun sequence genome encodes the following:
- the fgf1b gene encoding fibroblast growth factor 1b isoform X1, producing MGDFFVLKNRLSPDAPSVSPQPRLPGTMEAGVERLLLRPENREQNRKPSSRGTTGRLYCRNGGHHLRIQADGAVDGSRKENDINTVVTVKAVSAGVVVIKGSETGRYLAMNQNGQLYGSKTLSEECHFMEKLEENHYNTYRSQKYGNGHWYVGLRKDGRPKLGGNTDMGQNSVYFLPRPVEDSTML from the exons ATGGGAGACTTTTTCGTGCTGAAAAACCGACTCTCTCCTGACGCCCCCTCCGTTTCGCCGCAGCCGCGTCTGCCGGGCACCATGGAGGCGGGAGTCGAGCGTCTGCTGCTGCGGCCGGAGAACCGGGAGCAGAACCGGAAGCCGTCCAGCCGCGGAACCACGGGGAGGCTGTACTGCAGGAACGGAGGACATCACCTCCGAATACAGGCGGACGGAGCTGTGGACGGCAGCAGGAAAGAAAACGACATAAACA CTGTTGTGACAGTGAAAGCTGTAAGCGCCGGAGTTGTGGTCATCAAAGGCAGTGAGACAGGACGCTACTTGGCGATGAACCAGAATGGACAACTTTATGGATCA AAAACTCTCAGTGAGGAGTGCCACTTCatggagaagctggaggagaaccATTACAACACATACAGATCCCAGAAGTATGGTAATGGCCATTGGTACGTGGGACTAAGGAAAGATGGACGCCCTAAACTGGGAGGGAACACTGACATGGGCCAGAACAGCGTGTATTTCCTCCCTCGGCCAGTAGAGGACAGCACGATGCTGTGA
- the spry4 gene encoding protein sprouty homolog 4 gives MESRVPHHIPGVSSSIMVQPLLDSRVPYGRLQQPLAIYPIDQMKSLHVENDYIDSPAAVCQQPHAQKPAGRGPSEAHPHPQDSTHPWISFSGRPSSISSSSSTSSDQRLLDHAAPTPVLDSTSSVPPPPAASSRTPKPPSSKPADLKGPPAVEGKHLLLCERCGKCRCTECTLPRTLPSCLLCHQECLCSAQSLVDAATCMCLVKGVLYHCTDDEDDEGSCADRPCSCSQAHCCARWSFMAAVSVALPCLLCYLPAVGCTKLSQRCYDGVRRPGCRCKAPNPSKGMAGVPGAASAKEKPAS, from the coding sequence ATGGAGTCCAGGGTTCCTCACCACATTCCCGGCGTCTCCTCGTCCATCATGGTGCAGCCCCTGCTGGACAGCCGCGTCCCCTACGGCCGGCTGCAGCAGCCGCTGGCCATCTACCCTATCGATCAGATGAAGTCCTTGCATGTGGAGAACGACTACATCGACAGCCCTGCCGCGGTGTGCCAGCAGCCCCACGCACAGAAACCCGCAGGCCGAGGCCCGAGCGAGGCCCACCCCCACCCGCAGGACTCCACCCACCCCTGGATCTCGTTCAGCGGCCGGCCCAGCTCCatcagctccagcagcagcacctcctCGGACCAGCGTCTCCTGGACCACGCCGCCCCCACGCCTGTGCTGGACTCGACTTCCTCTGTCCCTCCTCCCCCCGCCGCCTCGTCCCGGACCCCCAAGCCGCCGAGCTCCAAGCCCGCGGACCTGAAGGGCCCTCCGGCCGTGGAGGGGAAGCACCTGCTGCTGTGCGAACGTTGCGGGAAGTGCCGGTGCACCGAGTGCACGCTCCCGCGGACTCTGCCGTCCTGCCTGCTGTGCCACCAGGAGTGCCTGTGCTCGGCCCAGAGCCTGGTGGACGCCGCCACCTGCATGTGCCTGGTGAAGGGCGTGTTGTACCACTGCACCGACGACGAGGACGACGAGGGCTCCTGCGCCGACCGGCCGTGCTCCTGCTCCCAGGCGCACTGCTGCGCCCGGTGGTCCTTCATGGCCGCCGTCTCCGTGGCGCTGCCGTGCCTGCTCTGCTACCTGCCCGCCGTGGGCTGCACCAAACTCTCGCAGAGGTGCTACGACGGCGTCCGTCGCCCCGGGTGCCGCTGCAAGGCCCCCAACCCGTCCAAAGGCATGGCGGGCGTGCCGGGCGCGGCCAGCGCGAAGGAGAAGCCGGCCTCATGA
- the fgf1b gene encoding fibroblast growth factor 1b isoform X2, translating into MPSRHMLPPQPRLPGTMEAGVERLLLRPENREQNRKPSSRGTTGRLYCRNGGHHLRIQADGAVDGSRKENDINTVVTVKAVSAGVVVIKGSETGRYLAMNQNGQLYGSKTLSEECHFMEKLEENHYNTYRSQKYGNGHWYVGLRKDGRPKLGGNTDMGQNSVYFLPRPVEDSTML; encoded by the exons ATGCCAAGCCGTCACATGCTGCCACCACAG CCGCGTCTGCCGGGCACCATGGAGGCGGGAGTCGAGCGTCTGCTGCTGCGGCCGGAGAACCGGGAGCAGAACCGGAAGCCGTCCAGCCGCGGAACCACGGGGAGGCTGTACTGCAGGAACGGAGGACATCACCTCCGAATACAGGCGGACGGAGCTGTGGACGGCAGCAGGAAAGAAAACGACATAAACA CTGTTGTGACAGTGAAAGCTGTAAGCGCCGGAGTTGTGGTCATCAAAGGCAGTGAGACAGGACGCTACTTGGCGATGAACCAGAATGGACAACTTTATGGATCA AAAACTCTCAGTGAGGAGTGCCACTTCatggagaagctggaggagaaccATTACAACACATACAGATCCCAGAAGTATGGTAATGGCCATTGGTACGTGGGACTAAGGAAAGATGGACGCCCTAAACTGGGAGGGAACACTGACATGGGCCAGAACAGCGTGTATTTCCTCCCTCGGCCAGTAGAGGACAGCACGATGCTGTGA